In Fimbriimonadaceae bacterium, the genomic window ACCCGTTTGAACTCATGCCCAGGAGCAGGACGGCGATCAGTCCCAAAAGGACCAATCCGAAGAAGTTGCCGAGAAACTGACCGGTGGGCCGGGCAGCGTGGGTTGTGAATTCGGTAGGACCCAAGCGATCTAAAAGATCCAGCTGCCTCGCCGCGAGCCTGCCCTGGAGATTGAAGGTCATCGAGGTCCCAATGCCGAGGACGAGAATGACCGCTGGGAGAACCATCTCGGCACCCATGCCCTCACCACGAAGCAACAGCCACGCACAGATCGAAAGAACGATCGATCCACTGGCCACGGCGCCACCGAGAAAACGATCTCGATGCGAATCCTCGAGGACCGGCGTGAAGACCTCTTTGATGCCGAATCGCGGCACCCGATCCAGCATCTCCCTTCGGAATGCTTCAAGTTCGGGGAATGTAATCAGCGACGTGCCAAGGGTAAGTTTGGCCACTTCGCTGCCGCTCACGTCGACGAACTCGACCCACGTCGTCCGTGTGTTTTTCTTGAGGCGGAACCCGAGGAATTCGTCCCAAGTCCCCGAGTTGACGATCTTGCCTTTCTTCCGAGCCTCCCAACCGACGGGGCCGAGAGCAATCTGGTCGGCCTTAAAGTGCCGACCTTCATACCAGAAAATCAAGAGCGTGACGACAAGGCCTCCCAGCGGAAAACCGAGCGCAGCCAGGGCTAACTCTTCCCAACCCGTCACCGCAATAATGAACGCCGCCAACAGAAACAGGCCGCTGCCGAAATAGAGGAGGGTCATCCTGAGCGAAGCCATGTCGGTGGGAAGGAAAAAGGCAACCCGACGCTCACCGTCACCTTCAGTCACGGGCTCGACACGGGCATTAAGAGCTACTTCCCGCTCACCTGAAAGCGGGATTAACGACTTTGGCAACCGGCGTGTCAACCTTCGCATTCGATATCACCCGATTCAGTATCTCTAACAAGAATTCGTCGCCAAAACTGTCGTTGATGACCTCAACGGATTGCTTGGCATCTGAAATTAAGAGGTTCTGAGGAGCAAGAAACATTCGCTCCGGCTGGCAACATACCGAACATTCGGCAGGGTCGAAGTAGAAAGTCCTGTCCTTCGTCTGCACAACTATCTCGTCGTTGCTTACGAAGACGTGCCGCCCACGGCATCTCAGATTTCGGTAATTCTCAAGCCCACTAAAGCCCAAGAAGAGCATGAAGAGGCCGACGAACGGGCTGGCGACAAAAACCAGGGCCCCAAAAGAAAGCAGTGGGAAAGGCGCTGCCAACGAAAGCAGGTCGCCGAAACTCCGCGCTCGTAGCGGCCTGACCTCTTGCGTCGACCATCGAAGATTGGCAATCTGATCACGGGCCAGTGCCTGTAGCCGAACCCACCGGGCATGACGGAGCGAAACCCAGACCAGCATCGTCGCCCCAATGACGAGCACTCCGGTGGCGAGCCACGTATTGAGATCCCAGCCAGAGACGGCGGTCAGTAGCCAAGCTCCGCAACCGGTGACGCCGAGGATGAGGGCAATTGATAGGGTGGTCGAGCGCGCCAGGCTCTGAAGGACGTTTCCCCTTGTCGCGGGCCAGTGTTCTCGCACTGCATTCGCACTGAGTCGTAGGTCCAGTTCCTCAATGAGCGAGGGGAACTGCTGGAATTCGTAGACGGAACTGCCCAACAGAACTCTGGAGTTCACAGCGCCGGCCGCATCAAGCATCTCGAGATACTGGTATCCGCTTTCCTGAATGAACCGGTAGCCCCCAAAATCGGCCCATGGCTCATCTGCCAACAAGCCTTCGTGCCCAGTCGCGCGCCAACCGTTCTCGTCGAATGTCAGCTTCGTTGCCCGAAAGTTGCGAACCGGTAAACGGCCCAACAGCGCCAGTATCGAGTACAACAGCGCACCGCACGACAGAGTTATTACTGCTCCGCGGAAGACAAAGAACGCCCCTTGGATCGCTGCAACAATGCCGACCACGCAAAGAACGCTGACGAGAACCATCTCGCGCTTGTTGGATTCGTTTGGTAGGTGGAAACAAACGGTTCCGCCGATTCGCTCCACCGACCGCTGCTCAACATGCCCAGTCCGACCGTACCACTGAACGATCGCACCCCAGGCGCGGCGAAGCTTGCCGGGAGGGCCGACTGGATTAGATTCCCGCCGACGTCGAGTCATTGGCCTAACATGATACGACCGCACGAGGAAGGGGCCGAAAAATTAAGAAGCCCCGCTCCGAGGGCTGGAGTCGAGGCTTTAGGGGGGAGGAAGGAAATATCCACTTGTAGGACGCGACCCCTGAAAGTGGTGTTCCGAGGAATTCTGCGAAATCGCCGTTCATACGGGAAATTTAGGTTCTCCGGTACCTAAGAGCAACGTCCGCGCCGAGCCGGAAGGTTTCCATCAGGTTCAATTTGGTTTCCTGACCCCCTAAAAATGCTGGGGTCCCATCACCTAGCGTACAGGGAGCAATCAAGACAATGAGCTCGTCAAACGTGGCGTCTTGTAGGAACGATGCCGTTGTCCGGGGCCCTCCTTCCACCAGAACCCCGATCTCGCCGTTGGCAAACAACGCCCCCGCAACCGACTTTGGACTGAGTTCCGGTGCATGGATCTCAAAGTCCTCGGCCGCGGCCGAGTCTACGAGCCGAAAGGCCCTCCCCGGACCTTTGAATAACCGGGCATCGTGAGGAACACGGCGGTTTGGGTCGATAACGTAGCGGCTCGGTTGATTGACGACCTCCGGAATTCGGGAGGTAAGCAGGGGATCGTCGATAACGGCCGTGGACGCTCCGATCAGAACCGCCCCCATTTCCGCCCGGAGCTGGTGAGTCCAAGTTCTTGCTTCCTCGCCCGTCAGGTCCGTTCGCGTCCCTTCTCGGGCAGCAACCTTGCCATCCAGCGACATCGCCAGCTTCAGGATGATGTACGGTCGCTTGTGGCGCATGGCATGGAGAAAGGTCGGGTTTGCGGCCTCACAATCGGACTCGAGCACGCCGGAGTCCACAACCAACCCCGCCTCACGGAGCCGCTCCGCCCCGCCGGCCGCTCGAGGATTCGGATCGGGCGCACCGATCACCACGCGGGCCACGCCCGCTTTCAGGAGCGCCTCGGTGCAGGGCGGCGTTCTGCCGTGGTGGTTGCAGGGCTCAAGCGTGACGTATGCCGTTGCGCCGTGACTGAGCGCGCCCGCTTCCGATAAGGCATTAACTTCAGCATGGGGCTGCCCTGCCGCCAAATGGCTCCCTAGGCCCACTAGACGGCCATTCTGGACGATGCAGCAGCCGACACGGGGATTTGGTGCAGGAAAGCCATGCGCGGCCTGTTCGACGGCCAGGCGCATCCAGCGTTCATCTTCGCTTCTGGGCATGGTCCTCTAAGGTGCTCTCGATCAGGCCCTGCAGGTTCTTACCGGACTCTTCGAGGAATTCCTTGCGCGTTCTTCGCATCACGAGGAGGGCCAGGATCGCAGTGACCAGAAAAACGGTGGCGGTGAGTCCGAAGTACATGAGCACCCGCAGGCCGTAGCGAGCCAGCTCTTGCTTGGTCGCGGTGTCGGCGGGCTTCGGTCCAACGATCCAGGGCCACCCGACCAGCAGGACAACGCCAGTGAGAAAGAACGCAGTCGTCCAGATCTTCAGGCGCATGCCGACCGGAGCCTCGCCACGCCTTCTTCCGGTGTCGAAGCGCTGGAAAGGAAGCTGCCGGCAACGAAGGTATCGGCGCCGGCCCGCCATGCCGCTCCGATCGTCTCCGCGTCGATCCCGCCATCGACCTCGACCGACAGATGGGGGGCAAGCTCCCGAATCCGCCGGACCTTCGCAAGACAGGAGGGGATCAGGCATTGTCCACCCCAACCTGGGTTGACGGTCATAACCAAGGCAAGGTCCAAGTCGTCCTTCAGCTCGAGGATCGGTTCCACCGGGGTGCCGGGGTTGATCGCCAAGCCGGCTTGGACCCCTAACGACTTCAGGTGCTGAACGAGGCGATGGGCGTGGTTAGTGGCCTCGGCGTGGAAGACAACTCTAGAGCACCCGGCGGCAATAAAGGCGTCAAAGTGCCGCTCAGGGGTCTCGGTCATGAGGTGGACCTCGAACGGCGTCGCTACGATCTTACGCAGGTCAGCCACCCAACCGGCGCCAAAGGTGATAGGAGGGACAAACTGCCCATCCATCACGTCAAAATGCAGCCACTCCGTCTGGGCCGCTTCGAGCGCTCGGACGAACGCCGGCAGCCGCTCCAGAGGGCAGGAAAGGATAGAAGGCGCGAGCCTCGGCTTCACTCGGGACTCCCCACGGCCTTTGCCCGTTTTTGCATGACGAGCTCGCCATCGAAAAAGATCCGGAAGATCGCCGACTCGCCGTAGCCGATCGCCTCGACTTCGAATTCTTCTCCGGGAGAGTGGTCTTCCTCGTAGACGGTGCGCGTTTCCCTGGCATCGGTAATGTCCACGCGCACGGTTGCTGCGGAATCGTCGATCGGCATCTTGATCTTCAGCGTGTACTTGCTCGGCTTCGAATCTGCCGCGGTTGAAGTCGACCGGGCGTTATCGCCGCCGCTCACGTCGACGCGAATCCGGGTCCAGCGTTCCACGCGCTTTCGAGGCTCAGGGATCTGGTTGACGATCTTGCCGACATCGATGTGCCGATCGCGAACCGTGCGTACATTGGAGTCCAGCTCGAGCTGGAGGTTCGCAAGAAGGGACTTTGCGTCGTCGACGGTGCGACCGCGGAGATCGGGAACATCGACAAACTTGCTGCCCTGACTGACGATCACCGACACAAAGGACCGCACCTGTGCTCCGGGAGGTGGGTTGGATTCCAGGATCGCGCCGTCGGGAAACTGCTCGCTTGGACGCTTGCCGGCGATCTTCATCGTCAGCCCCATGTCCTGGAGGCGTGCACTCGCTTCGTTGCTGCTCAGGCCGACCACGTTTGGCACCTTGACCAGCTTTTTCTTGTTAACGTTGAACCACCCCCACGCCCCGATCGTTACGACGAGCACGCCCAAGCAGACGTACACGGACCACATCAGCCATGGCGGCACATCCGGCTGCACCACATCGCGAGATGCCTTGGGCGGCTTCTTGTCGGCCGGATTGGCGACGTTAAGCTTCGGCACCACGTCCGGGACTGGTTGCGCCTTTGGTTGAACACGATCGCCACCGATCGGCCATGAAATCGGGCGACCGAACCTCAGCGCATCATTCAACGCTCGCAGATCGCGCAGCATCGCCGCCGCGTTGGCATATCGATGGATGGGATCCTTGGAGAGCGTCTTCTTAACGATCTCTTCGAGCACGATGGGAACTGCGGGGTTGATTGACCTAAGATTTGGCACCGGCGCCGTGCTGTGCTTCATGGCCACGACCATCGGGGAATCACCCACGAAGGGCTGACGCCCGGTCAGCATTTCGAAGAGCAGAATTCCTACCCCGTAGAGATCGGTGGCCGGCGAGACCATGCTGCCGGAGTTGATCTCAGGCGCCAAATACGGCGCCATGTCCGGCAGGGCCACAGCCCCCGCGGTCCGACTGCTGCTGTACGCCTCCCAGATGCCGGTGTTGCGCAACTTGACGGCGCCATTGGCCGAGACGATGACGTTACGCGAGGACACATCGCCATGGGTCACTCCGGCGCGGTGAGCGGCGTCGAGCGCTTCGGCGATTCCGATCGCGACGCTGACCGCCACAGGCGCCGAAAGGGGGGCTAACTTACGAATCCGGTCCTGAAGCGTAAATCCTGGCGAGAGATCTCCGACGATGAATGCAGAACCATCATGGTCGTCGACTTCCAGTACCCGCTCGATGCCCTCATGCTGCAGCTGGCTTAGGTTGCCCACGACTTCGCGGAGTTTCTCGATGAAACGCGCTTCGCGGTCGAATGGAGGCTGGAGAACACGTACGGCGACTTCGCGACCGGTAACCCGGTCCTTTGCCTTATACAGGACGAACATCGCATCTTCGTCGACCTGTTCGACGAGTTCATAGCGAATGCGCAGGATGGCCCCGATCATCCGGCATCCTCCGCTCGCTTTTGATGGTCGTTTACGAAACCGATGGCGATGCCGCCGCCAAGCACGATAAGCGCCAGCATCGAGATTGCCGGCGTGTCGATGGCCGAGCTATAGCTGATCGGGTTTCCGAAGGCAGCAGCGTATTGACTAGCCAAATACCCTCCACCCATCAGCACGAGGGCCGTAACAATAAGAATGGACCGCAAGAGCTCGATCATGCGTGCAGTAGGTTGCGAACCGTGTCCAATGGAATGTTATCGACAAGTTTACACCGACCAACTCTTTCCAGCAGGCTCATGGTCAGCCCCTCGCCCTGGCGTTTCTTGTCGACCAGCATTGCCTTCAAGACGTCATCCGCGTCCCAGACGCCGTTCCAATCCGTCGGCAGACCGGCACCCGCGAGTCCTTCAATAACCTTAACGACGGCTTCAGGCTCGGTAACCCCAAGCTTGGCGCCAACCTTGGCTTCGATCGCCATCCCAATAGCCACGGCCTCGCCGTGTAAGAGCTCACGGTAGCCGAGCATCCGCTCGATCGCGTGGCCAACGGTGTGTCCGAAGTTGAGAATCGCGCGAAGGCCCGTTGTTTCAAACTCATCCTCGATAACGACGCGAGCCTTATGTCGGACGCAGAGCTCGATAAGGTCCTGAAGCCCAGCGGTATCCGCCCTCCACTGGGTTCCCGAGAGGGTTCCGACAAGATCGGCATCCATGATGAAGCCGTACTTCCAAACCTCCGCCATCCCATTCGTGAACTGCCTTTGGGGAAGCGTTTGCAGAAACTCGTTCGCGATCCTGACCTCTGCGGGTGGATGAAAGGCCCCGGCGAGGTTCTTTCCAGCCCGGAGATCGATCCCGACCTTTCCCCCAACGGAACTGTCGACCATCGCCAGCAATGACGTCGGTATCTGGATGTAACGCACCCCGCGCATGTAGGCCGCGGCGGCATAGCCTGCGAGATCCCCGACCACCCCACCCCCCCAAGCCACCACGGTCCCATTCCGGCGGAGTCCCTCTTCGCCCAACCACTCGAGAACGTCTTCAAATACGCGGACCGTCTTGGAACTCTCGCCGGCGGGCACGACCTTAAGGGACCGCCAGCTACGCGCCATCTCTGGCCACGCAGCAGCCACGTTGGTGTCGGTCACGACCAGGGCCTCTTCCAACCCCTTGGTGACCTCGCCAATCGGAAGGAACCGTACGGAGTAGCTGGACCGCGATGTCTTGATTTCAACCATGGCGCTCGATCTCCTCGATGGCGATCCGAGCTACGGTTTCGGGATCGTCGCCATGCAGATGAAGGTGGATTTCGGCCTGTTCATAGAGGGGCCTTCGCCGGGAGAGCAGATCCAAAACCCGTTGTTCCCAGCCTTCTTCGACCAGCAACGGCCGGCGATGCCGGCCCCGCTCCAAGCGCTCGAGGAGCACTTCAGTTTTGACATCGAGGAACACCGTGAGACCAAGCCGGCGCATTTCGATCCAATTGGCTTCGCGCTGGACGATCCCTCCGCCCGTTGCCAGAACATAGGCGCCCGGGTCGAGGCTGCGCAGCAAGGCGGTTTCGTGGTCCCGAAATGCGGCTTCGCCGTATACGGCAAACAGGCGGGCGACGCTATGCCCTAGCCGGTGCTGGAGCAGCATATCGCTGTCGACAAACTCACGCTTGGATGCGGCGGCCATCGCTCTGCCGATGGTCGATTTGCCTGACCCCATCATGCCCACCAAAATCCACGCCCTGTCCATAAATATGAAATGGCGGCAAGCCAGAAGGCTTGCCGCCACGTTTTACCCACCTTTGTCAGGTTACGGCGTTCCGACCATATTCTCGTCATCGATAATCGTCGGGGTGACGAAGATCAGAAGCTCGCTGTTGTTCTTTTCCCGGGTCGTCGATCGGAAGAACTGGCCCACGATGGGCAGATCGCCGAGGATCGGGAATCGGGACTGCGAGGACTGATCCGACTTTCGCGTCAAGCCGCCGAGCACGATCGTCTCGGTGTCCTTTACGCGAGCAACGACGTTGATCGACTGGAAGAGCTGGTCGGGAATTTCTTCACCGTTCGGACCGCGGCGCAGTTGGCCGAAGTCGCCGATTTGCGGGGTGAGGTTCATCGTAACCGTTCGGTCGCCTTCGTTGATACGAGGTCGGACGATCAGGAAGGTGTTCACCGGGAGTGCCACCGGGTTAACCGAAGTGACGATGCCACCCGGGCCGTTCTGCACGGTCGTGACGAAGATGGTGGTGATGACCTGCTGCTGGACCACGGCCACCTGGTTGTTCAGCGTTCGGAGGATCGGCGCATTAACAACCTTTCCTTGGCCGCTCGTAAGGAGGGTTCGAAGTCGCGAGGTGATATTGCCGAAAGCATAGTTCAGGAAGATCGGATCGCTCTGTCGGGCGAAGGTGCCGGGTCGGTTACCGGTTACGACGGTTCCACGCTGATAGAGCCAGTCGAAGCCGAGCGATTGGCTCGCGCCTTGGCTCGTGGTAACGAATTCGACCTTGATCAGGATCTGCTTCGGAGCATTGTCGAAGTCGGCGATGATGCGTCGCAGTCGATTGACCGCATCATCTTCGCCAATGACGTACAGGCTGTTGTCGGTTGGGTCGTAGATGACCTTTTCGATGCCGTTCGGCACGAGGCCCTGACCACCGACGAAGTTGCCGGTGTTTTGCTGTCCGCCGGCGCCGAGACCGCCACCAGGCTGTCCGCCACCACCGGGAGCTCCAAGACCGCCACCCTGCGCAGAGGCCTCTCCGGGAAGGAGAACGCCGTTACCGGCGCCATCGTTGATCGGCGCCTGGACAGGCTGCTGGGTCATATTGCTCTGAGGCTGGGCGATCGGTGCGAACTGGCTCGCTCCGGCGACGATAACCTGGCTGGTCGGATAGCTGCTGGTGCCGGGTCGTGTCAACGCGGCGGCAGCATTTAGCTCGCGAAAGCCCTCAAGAGGATCGAACGTGACTTCCTTCGTGATGATGTCGTAGATCATCTTTGGGTCGGCGCGAAGGATCTTGATCTTACGATAGACAATCGGCTTCTTCGCCTCAGGAACGACCACGTTGGTGGTGCCGCCATCGGACTTCACCGGAGGTTTGCCTTGCCGGATGATGTAGACGCCGTTCTCATCCCGCTCGGCCCAACCGCCAGCGGCTTGGCAGATGTATCGAATCGCCTCTTCCGCCGTGACGCGGTTCAGCGAAAGCTCGATTTTCTTAAACGGTACGTCCGTCGGCTCGATCACGAACTGGAGGCCGGTTTGGCGAGAGAGGACTTGCGTTGCCGCCAAAAGG contains:
- the ribD gene encoding Riboflavin biosynthesis protein RibD, whose translation is MPRSEDERWMRLAVEQAAHGFPAPNPRVGCCIVQNGRLVGLGSHLAAGQPHAEVNALSEAGALSHGATAYVTLEPCNHHGRTPPCTEALLKAGVARVVIGAPDPNPRAAGGAERLREAGLVVDSGVLESDCEAANPTFLHAMRHKRPYIILKLAMSLDGKVAAREGTRTDLTGEEARTWTHQLRAEMGAVLIGASTAVIDDPLLTSRIPEVVNQPSRYVIDPNRRVPHDARLFKGPGRAFRLVDSAAAEDFEIHAPELSPKSVAGALFANGEIGVLVEGGPRTTASFLQDATFDELIVLIAPCTLGDGTPAFLGGQETKLNLMETFRLGADVALRYRRT
- the rpe gene encoding Ribulose-phosphate 3-epimerase — translated: MKPRLAPSILSCPLERLPAFVRALEAAQTEWLHFDVMDGQFVPPITFGAGWVADLRKIVATPFEVHLMTETPERHFDAFIAAGCSRVVFHAEATNHAHRLVQHLKSLGVQAGLAINPGTPVEPILELKDDLDLALVMTVNPGWGGQCLIPSCLAKVRRIRELAPHLSVEVDGGIDAETIGAAWRAGADTFVAGSFLSSASTPEEGVARLRSACA
- the prkC gene encoding Serine/threonine-protein kinase PrkC: MIGAILRIRYELVEQVDEDAMFVLYKAKDRVTGREVAVRVLQPPFDREARFIEKLREVVGNLSQLQHEGIERVLEVDDHDGSAFIVGDLSPGFTLQDRIRKLAPLSAPVAVSVAIGIAEALDAAHRAGVTHGDVSSRNVIVSANGAVKLRNTGIWEAYSSSRTAGAVALPDMAPYLAPEINSGSMVSPATDLYGVGILLFEMLTGRQPFVGDSPMVVAMKHSTAPVPNLRSINPAVPIVLEEIVKKTLSKDPIHRYANAAAMLRDLRALNDALRFGRPISWPIGGDRVQPKAQPVPDVVPKLNVANPADKKPPKASRDVVQPDVPPWLMWSVYVCLGVLVVTIGAWGWFNVNKKKLVKVPNVVGLSSNEASARLQDMGLTMKIAGKRPSEQFPDGAILESNPPPGAQVRSFVSVIVSQGSKFVDVPDLRGRTVDDAKSLLANLQLELDSNVRTVRDRHIDVGKIVNQIPEPRKRVERWTRIRVDVSGGDNARSTSTAADSKPSKYTLKIKMPIDDSAATVRVDITDARETRTVYEEDHSPGEEFEVEAIGYGESAIFRIFFDGELVMQKRAKAVGSPE
- the aroB gene encoding 3-dehydroquinate synthase yields the protein MVEIKTSRSSYSVRFLPIGEVTKGLEEALVVTDTNVAAAWPEMARSWRSLKVVPAGESSKTVRVFEDVLEWLGEEGLRRNGTVVAWGGGVVGDLAGYAAAAYMRGVRYIQIPTSLLAMVDSSVGGKVGIDLRAGKNLAGAFHPPAEVRIANEFLQTLPQRQFTNGMAEVWKYGFIMDADLVGTLSGTQWRADTAGLQDLIELCVRHKARVVIEDEFETTGLRAILNFGHTVGHAIERMLGYRELLHGEAVAIGMAIEAKVGAKLGVTEPEAVVKVIEGLAGAGLPTDWNGVWDADDVLKAMLVDKKRQGEGLTMSLLERVGRCKLVDNIPLDTVRNLLHA
- the aroK gene encoding Shikimate kinase, with amino-acid sequence MDRAWILVGMMGSGKSTIGRAMAAASKREFVDSDMLLQHRLGHSVARLFAVYGEAAFRDHETALLRSLDPGAYVLATGGGIVQREANWIEMRRLGLTVFLDVKTEVLLERLERGRHRRPLLVEEGWEQRVLDLLSRRRPLYEQAEIHLHLHGDDPETVARIAIEEIERHG